In Rhodanobacteraceae bacterium, the following proteins share a genomic window:
- a CDS encoding AbgT family transporter, whose protein sequence is MSDTTAPTSALTRALNAVERAGNKLPDPALLFVSLMGLVFVASWLLSGVAFEAIDPRSKEPLQVVNLLSGTALTGFLANMVNVFVTFPPLGVVLVSMLGLGIAEHVGFINAVLRALMQLTVKSLLTPMVAFVAILSHYAVDAGYVLVTPLAGVIFFAAGRHPLAGIAAAFAAVSGAYSATFFLPTSLDPMLANITLAAAQIIDPAHQVSPINNLYFTFSSSLLVILIVWFLTDRVIEPRLANTPIDGDTSGIDRFDALTAQERRALWTSLGGMALALVLLFTSAAPADSAWRSPGGSLTATDAPLMRSIVPLIFLLFLIPGVIYGAMVGSVRSHRDIVAGMSKAMGTMGYYLVLVFCCAIFIAAFSQSNLGVLIAVEGAEFLKAAALPSAVTLVGIIALTASVNLLIGSASAKWTLLAPIFVPMLMQLGISPDLTQAAYRVGDSSSNIITPLMPYFPLVVVFCQKYVRGTGIGTVVALMLPYSITFLVVWTLYLLAYWALGLPLGPGASYQYGVSCSPWKCSKSVGPAKYAKRLKQGRTKGRDLGSRPVACRWVQGRKERMPGLLARAAGPRHHPSPSTASIVKNPPSAA, encoded by the coding sequence ATGAGCGACACCACTGCACCGACTTCCGCGTTGACACGCGCCCTGAATGCGGTCGAACGCGCCGGCAACAAGCTGCCGGACCCGGCCTTGCTCTTCGTGTCGCTGATGGGGCTGGTGTTCGTGGCCAGCTGGCTGCTCTCGGGCGTGGCCTTCGAGGCCATCGACCCGCGCAGCAAGGAGCCGCTGCAGGTGGTGAACCTGCTGTCGGGCACTGCCCTGACCGGATTCCTGGCGAACATGGTCAACGTGTTCGTGACCTTCCCGCCGCTCGGCGTGGTACTGGTGTCGATGCTCGGCCTCGGGATTGCGGAGCATGTGGGCTTCATCAATGCGGTGTTGCGCGCGCTGATGCAACTGACCGTCAAGTCGCTGCTGACGCCGATGGTGGCCTTCGTCGCGATCCTGTCGCACTACGCGGTGGACGCCGGCTACGTGCTGGTCACGCCGCTGGCCGGCGTGATCTTCTTCGCCGCCGGGCGCCATCCGCTCGCCGGCATCGCGGCGGCCTTCGCTGCGGTCTCCGGTGCCTACAGCGCGACCTTCTTCCTGCCCACCAGCCTGGACCCGATGCTGGCGAACATCACCCTCGCCGCGGCCCAGATCATCGACCCCGCGCACCAGGTCTCGCCGATCAACAACCTCTACTTCACCTTCAGCTCCTCGCTGCTGGTGATCCTGATCGTCTGGTTCCTGACCGACCGCGTCATCGAGCCGCGCCTGGCGAACACCCCGATCGACGGCGATACGAGCGGCATCGACCGCTTCGACGCATTGACCGCGCAGGAGCGTCGCGCGCTGTGGACGAGCTTGGGCGGGATGGCGCTGGCGCTGGTTCTGCTGTTCACGAGCGCCGCGCCCGCGGACTCGGCATGGCGCTCGCCCGGCGGCAGCCTGACCGCCACCGACGCGCCGCTGATGCGCTCGATCGTGCCGCTGATCTTCCTGCTGTTCCTGATCCCGGGCGTGATCTACGGGGCGATGGTCGGCAGCGTCAGATCCCACCGCGACATCGTCGCCGGCATGTCCAAGGCGATGGGCACCATGGGCTACTACCTGGTGCTGGTGTTCTGCTGCGCGATCTTCATCGCAGCCTTCTCGCAATCCAACCTGGGCGTCCTGATTGCGGTCGAAGGCGCCGAATTCCTCAAGGCGGCAGCGCTGCCGAGCGCAGTGACGCTGGTCGGCATCATCGCGCTCACCGCCAGCGTCAACCTGCTGATCGGATCGGCCTCAGCCAAATGGACCCTGCTGGCGCCGATCTTCGTGCCGATGCTGATGCAGCTCGGCATCTCGCCCGACTTGACCCAGGCGGCCTACCGCGTCGGCGATTCCTCGAGCAACATCATCACCCCGCTGATGCCCTACTTCCCGCTGGTGGTGGTGTTCTGCCAGAAGTACGTCCGCGGCACCGGCATCGGCACCGTGGTCGCGCTGATGCTGCCCTACTCGATCACCTTCCTCGTGGTCTGGACCCTGTACCTGCTGGCCTACTGGGCGCTTGGGCTGCCGCTGGGACCGGGGGCGAGCTACCAGTACGGGGTGAGTTGCTCGCCCTGGAAGTGTAGCAAGAGCGTTGGACCGGCAAAGTACGCAAAGCGGCTGAAGCAAGGACGCACCAAGGGTCGAGACTTGGGATCCAGGCCGGTCGCATGTCGTTGGGTGCAAGGACGCAAGGAGCGCATGCCTGGCCTATTGGCGCGCGCGGCCGGCCCGCGCCACCACCCCAGCCCCAGCACCGCCAGCATCGTGAAGAACCCGCCGAGCGCGGCGTAG
- a CDS encoding sigma-70 family RNA polymerase sigma factor: MLSAVSTSSFAIEVPELLVARLKRRDLDAFEQVYRLFDRPVYTLALRLLGNESEAYDLLQDSFLKAFEQIVQFRADAPFWSWLRSIVVNAALMRLRGRRPLDELDSLMLDHTADGGPDPLAMVSGQDLKRALGKLPALSRAVLWLYHVEGYTHEEIAQAFDRTTSFSKSQVARAGARLRTLLDQEDATWNPATMPC; the protein is encoded by the coding sequence ATCCTAAGCGCCGTGAGCACATCATCCTTCGCCATCGAGGTTCCGGAACTGCTGGTCGCGCGCCTCAAGCGGCGCGACCTCGATGCCTTCGAGCAGGTGTACCGACTGTTCGACCGGCCGGTCTACACCCTGGCGCTGCGATTGCTGGGCAACGAATCGGAGGCCTACGATCTGCTGCAGGACAGTTTCCTCAAGGCTTTCGAACAGATCGTGCAGTTCCGCGCCGATGCGCCGTTCTGGTCGTGGCTGCGCAGCATCGTGGTCAATGCCGCGCTGATGCGCTTGCGCGGACGGCGGCCGCTGGATGAGCTGGATTCGCTGATGCTCGATCACACCGCGGACGGAGGCCCGGATCCGCTGGCGATGGTCTCGGGCCAGGACCTCAAGCGCGCGCTCGGCAAGCTGCCAGCGCTCTCGCGTGCGGTGCTCTGGCTGTACCACGTCGAGGGCTACACGCATGAGGAGATCGCGCAGGCCTTCGACCGCACCACGAGTTTTTCGAAGTCGCAGGTGGCGCGCGCTGGTGCGCGCCTGCGGACCCTGCTGGACCAGGAGGATGCGACATGGAATCCCGCGACGATGCCCTGCTGA
- a CDS encoding tryptophan--tRNA ligase: MTTRVLTGIKPTGTPHLGNYVGAIRPAIAASRDAGIDSYYFLADYHALSGSADAERVHRSTLEVAATWLAAGLDPKRVHFYRQSDIPEVTELTWLLSCVTAKGLLNRAHAYKAAVDANVAAGNDADQGIGMGLYLYPVLMAADILLFNAHRVPVGRDQIQHIEIARDLAQRFNHLHGGEYFTLPEAAIDEQTAVLPGLDGRKMSKSYDNVIPLWGSSKALREKIYSVVTNSLLPGEPKDTADSALFLIYQAFASGEETAAMRQAYADGIAWGEAKRIVHARLDAELAPMRERYNALVARPQDIEDTLRAGAERLRPQARELLARLREAVGLRSLAKFAAPAAVPAKAGKKSKLPRFVQFKDSDGRLNFKFMAGDGELLLTGQGYADARDSATAMSVLRAATALDADGTTLMLDGHSIGTLAGEGGEAALERLGAALAELNAAEFA, translated from the coding sequence ATGACTACTCGCGTCCTCACCGGCATCAAGCCCACCGGCACCCCGCACCTCGGCAACTATGTCGGCGCGATCCGGCCGGCGATCGCCGCCAGCCGGGATGCGGGCATCGACTCGTACTACTTCCTCGCCGACTACCACGCGCTCTCGGGCAGCGCGGACGCCGAGCGGGTGCATCGTTCCACGCTGGAAGTGGCCGCCACCTGGCTGGCCGCGGGCCTCGATCCCAAGCGCGTGCACTTCTACCGGCAGTCGGACATCCCCGAGGTCACCGAGCTGACCTGGCTGCTGTCCTGCGTCACCGCCAAGGGCCTGCTCAATCGCGCGCATGCCTACAAGGCGGCGGTGGATGCGAATGTCGCGGCCGGCAATGACGCCGACCAGGGCATCGGCATGGGCCTGTACCTGTACCCGGTGCTGATGGCGGCCGACATCCTGCTGTTCAACGCGCATCGCGTGCCGGTGGGGCGCGACCAGATCCAGCACATCGAGATCGCGCGCGACCTCGCGCAGCGTTTCAACCATCTGCACGGCGGCGAGTACTTCACGCTGCCCGAGGCGGCCATCGACGAGCAGACCGCGGTGCTGCCGGGCCTGGACGGCCGCAAGATGAGCAAGAGCTACGACAACGTGATCCCGCTGTGGGGCAGCAGCAAGGCCCTGCGCGAGAAGATCTATTCGGTGGTGACCAACTCGCTGCTGCCGGGCGAACCCAAGGACACCGCCGACTCCGCGCTGTTCCTGATCTACCAGGCCTTCGCCAGCGGCGAGGAAACCGCTGCGATGCGCCAGGCCTATGCCGACGGCATCGCCTGGGGCGAGGCCAAGCGCATCGTGCATGCGCGCCTGGATGCCGAGCTGGCGCCGATGCGCGAGCGCTACAACGCGCTGGTCGCCCGGCCGCAGGACATCGAGGACACCCTGCGCGCCGGCGCCGAGCGCCTGCGCCCGCAGGCGCGCGAGCTGCTTGCCCGTTTGCGCGAAGCGGTCGGCCTGCGTTCGCTGGCCAAGTTCGCCGCGCCCGCGGCCGTCCCGGCGAAGGCCGGCAAGAAATCGAAGCTGCCGCGCTTCGTGCAGTTCAAGGACAGCGACGGCCGCCTCAACTTCAAGTTCATGGCCGGCGACGGCGAACTGCTGCTGACCGGACAGGGCTATGCCGACGCCAGGGACAGCGCCACCGCGATGAGCGTGCTGCGTGCCGCCACCGCGCTGGATGCCGACGGCACGACGCTGATGCTCGATGGCCATTCGATCGGCACCCTGGCGGGCGAGGGCGGCGAGGCGGCACTCGAGCGCCTGGGCGCCGCACTCGCCGAGCTCAACGCCGCCGAATTCGCCTGA
- a CDS encoding ATP-binding protein: MTRWSARRWPARCPDAAMRAMQVALDELLTNAIMHGKVSLNDPMQVDVIIGKSVLRAVISHAGPSFDPTAVESPDLEGGLEEREVGGLGIHLVRSMMDEFSYQHVDGRNIVKLGKNFR; the protein is encoded by the coding sequence ATGACGCGCTGGAGCGCGCGGCGATGGCCGGCGAGGTGCCCGGATGCGGCCATGCGCGCGATGCAGGTAGCGCTCGACGAGTTGCTGACCAACGCGATCATGCACGGCAAGGTCAGCCTGAACGACCCGATGCAGGTCGACGTGATCATCGGCAAATCGGTGCTGCGCGCGGTGATCAGTCACGCCGGGCCTTCCTTCGACCCGACCGCCGTGGAGTCGCCGGACCTGGAAGGCGGCCTCGAAGAGCGTGAGGTCGGCGGCCTCGGCATCCACCTGGTGCGCTCGATGATGGACGAGTTCAGCTACCAGCACGTCGATGGACGCAACATCGTGAAGTTGGGGAAGAATTTCCGGTAG
- the xth gene encoding exodeoxyribonuclease III, translated as MRIISLNLNGLRSAARKGVLPWLAAQGADVIALQETRLQEPERQKEDFSIPGYTGFFFDAQAKGYSGVALYLPRRPDRFVAGIGQAEFDAEGRWLQADFGDFSVVSLYLPSGSSGEHRQAAKFRAMDWLSERFAALERDGRRYVVCGGWNIAHRPSALKNWRGNQKNSGFLPEERAWMEDLLVGRRWVDSHRQLKPDAAEYTWWSNRGQAWAKDVGWRIDYQIASPNLVGAAKGVRVHRADRFSDHAPLIVDYHLDRLAQSA; from the coding sequence ATGCGCATCATCTCGCTCAACCTCAACGGCCTGCGCTCGGCCGCGCGCAAGGGCGTGCTGCCGTGGCTGGCGGCGCAGGGCGCGGACGTGATCGCGCTGCAAGAGACGCGGCTGCAGGAGCCCGAACGGCAAAAGGAAGACTTCTCGATCCCGGGCTACACAGGTTTCTTCTTCGATGCCCAGGCCAAGGGCTACAGCGGGGTCGCGCTGTACCTGCCGCGGCGACCGGATCGTTTCGTCGCCGGCATCGGCCAGGCTGAGTTCGATGCCGAGGGGCGCTGGCTGCAGGCGGATTTCGGCGACTTCTCGGTGGTCTCGCTGTACCTGCCGTCGGGCTCGTCCGGCGAGCATCGCCAGGCCGCCAAGTTCCGCGCGATGGACTGGCTCTCCGAACGCTTCGCCGCGCTGGAACGCGACGGTCGCCGCTACGTGGTCTGCGGCGGCTGGAACATCGCCCACCGCCCGAGCGCCCTGAAGAACTGGCGCGGCAACCAGAAGAACTCCGGCTTCCTGCCCGAGGAGCGGGCGTGGATGGAGGACCTGCTGGTGGGGCGGCGCTGGGTCGACTCCCATCGCCAGCTGAAGCCGGATGCGGCCGAGTACACCTGGTGGAGCAACCGCGGCCAGGCCTGGGCCAAGGACGTCGGCTGGCGCATCGACTACCAGATTGCCTCGCCCAATCTCGTGGGTGCGGCGAAGGGTGTGCGCGTGCATCGGGCCGATCGTTTCTCCGATCACGCGCCGCTGATTGTCGACTACCACCTCGACCGGCTCGCGCAATCCGCCTGA
- a CDS encoding helix-turn-helix domain-containing protein, giving the protein MDIAEVARRAGVPASTLRYYEERGLIASNGRRGLRRLFHPGVLQRLALIALGRSAGFTLDEIGRMFAADGKPEIDRDLLAAKAAELDGTIRKLLAMRDGLRHAARCPAPSHLECPTFRRLMAGALGGKDAPAANANPGIPRTRTRGG; this is encoded by the coding sequence ATGGATATCGCGGAAGTCGCCCGGCGCGCCGGGGTGCCGGCGTCGACGCTGCGCTACTACGAGGAGCGCGGGCTGATCGCATCGAACGGACGCCGCGGGCTGCGCCGGCTGTTCCATCCGGGCGTGCTGCAGCGCCTGGCGCTGATCGCGCTCGGGCGCTCGGCCGGGTTCACGCTGGACGAGATCGGGCGCATGTTCGCCGCCGATGGCAAGCCCGAGATCGACCGCGATCTACTGGCCGCCAAGGCCGCCGAACTGGACGGCACCATCCGCAAGTTGCTGGCGATGCGCGACGGCCTGCGCCACGCCGCGCGCTGCCCTGCGCCCAGCCACCTGGAGTGCCCCACCTTCCGCCGGCTGATGGCCGGCGCGCTGGGCGGCAAGGATGCGCCGGCGGCGAACGCTAACCCTGGCATCCCGCGCACCAGAACACGCGGCGGTTGA
- the nei gene encoding endonuclease VIII, translated as MPEGPEIRRAADKLEQAIVGQPLRSVAFAFAHLKTFEDELAASRVSAIETRGKALLTHFANGLSVYSHNQLYGRWYVVKAGALPKTTRSLRFAVRGAKQDILLYSASDIEVLDESGIATHPFLQKLGPDVLAPRLTVAKIESRLADVRFARRRLADLLLDQGFLAGIGNYLRSEILFEAGLLPTRRPGSLTPVERAALAQSVLAICRRAYRLAGITNDPARAAALKADGVSFGRRRHAAFERAGEDCYRCGGTIETADLNRRVFWCAGCQG; from the coding sequence ATGCCCGAAGGCCCCGAGATCCGCCGCGCCGCGGACAAGCTGGAGCAGGCCATCGTCGGCCAGCCGCTGCGTTCGGTGGCGTTCGCGTTCGCGCACCTGAAGACCTTCGAGGACGAACTGGCGGCTTCCAGGGTCAGCGCCATCGAGACCCGCGGCAAGGCGCTGCTGACGCACTTCGCCAACGGTCTGTCGGTGTATTCGCACAACCAGTTGTACGGGCGCTGGTATGTGGTCAAGGCCGGCGCCTTGCCGAAAACCACGCGCTCGTTGCGTTTCGCAGTGCGCGGCGCGAAGCAGGACATCCTGCTCTACAGCGCGTCGGACATCGAGGTGCTGGACGAGAGCGGTATCGCCACCCATCCCTTCCTGCAGAAACTGGGGCCGGATGTGCTGGCACCCAGATTGACCGTGGCGAAGATCGAGTCGCGCCTGGCCGACGTGCGCTTCGCGCGCCGGCGCCTGGCGGACCTGCTGCTCGACCAGGGCTTCCTGGCCGGGATCGGCAACTACCTGCGCAGCGAGATCCTGTTCGAGGCCGGCCTGTTGCCAACGCGCCGGCCGGGCAGCCTGACGCCAGTCGAACGCGCGGCACTGGCGCAATCGGTGCTGGCGATCTGCCGGCGCGCCTATCGCCTCGCGGGCATCACCAACGACCCGGCCAGGGCCGCCGCGCTCAAGGCGGATGGCGTGTCCTTCGGCCGGCGCCGGCATGCGGCCTTCGAACGCGCCGGCGAGGATTGCTACCGCTGTGGCGGCACCATCGAGACCGCCGATCTCAACCGCCGCGTGTTCTGGTGCGCGGGATGCCAGGGTTAG